One part of the Janthinobacterium sp. 17J80-10 genome encodes these proteins:
- the tssI gene encoding type VI secretion system Vgr family protein, whose protein sequence is MNGDVLGAAGSALRAHLAQYTQETRLLRLTTSLGPNALLVERIAGREGLSEGFRFDVTALSQDAALDGKRLLGQPALLEILTQQSRSAPRPFHGHVTAFELLSAEGGFARYRVKLEPWTAFLRYRCDSFVWQGKSTLDIVGEIVADYKGKGRLVPDWRLAVNNPGLYLPREVCTQFEESDLAFVERLLAEEGLFYWFEHVGDSASTTLGNHRLVIADSNSAFAPNLQAHIRFHRAAAVEQTDAVTGWQAARRVATNAMAVASWNERQVRVIAHQQSSSHANGAVPELLAMDHSGLRHFSGGDAAERIARLQLEALEARNKVYHGEGTARTLAPATTFVLTEHPIHDQDRRQGGDTAASFAVIAVQHIGRNNLDSQARTLIDSVFANSTSSPAQVGTDGKDEAPLYQNRFTALREDIPWRPLMMDARGALLHPKPTVAGIHTAIVVGSAGDDLTTERDHRVKVQMHWQRGAQSASRRSHPQGDNNAPATEAAYVWVRVAEPAAGPNWGASFTPRIGQEVILDYVEGDIDRPVVIGALYNGQGLGDAQGNQNAQGAGAATGNAPAWFAGEGGEHAHNAILSGFKTQEIGHSQDGQGGYNALVFDDSTEQVGARLQTTKAKAQLNLGHIKRQADNARKQSHGHGVELTTDAFGALRAGQGLLLSADARPNASSSQMDAKEAHGQLQQAHALQKDLAGTAQKHNAFVGKEMNRDQHESPEKVLQRPIESLAQTEQGMGTTEGGGAGTVPAFGRPDLVLSAPGGVALLTPADQHVTASSMTVTGGVDVSATVGRNYAVAVRSGISLFTYGDAKAKRKEQGDKGIKLHAAHGKVDVQAQSAELKAAADKDLSIYSTHAKVEVAAKEHVLLTAGGAYIKIAGGSIQIHAPGSVLFKAGMKDLSGPTSLNAALPAMQKGELKGCAMKLGAAATNGAGKVSLSA, encoded by the coding sequence ATGAATGGAGACGTCCTCGGCGCCGCGGGCAGCGCTTTGCGCGCGCACCTGGCGCAGTACACCCAGGAAACGCGCCTGCTGCGGCTGACCACCTCGCTGGGCCCAAATGCCCTGCTGGTGGAGCGCATCGCCGGCCGCGAAGGCTTGAGCGAAGGTTTTCGTTTTGACGTTACTGCGCTTTCCCAGGACGCTGCGCTGGACGGCAAGCGCCTGCTCGGGCAACCGGCCCTGCTGGAAATTCTCACCCAGCAAAGCCGCAGCGCACCCCGTCCTTTTCATGGCCATGTCACGGCATTCGAACTGCTTTCTGCTGAAGGTGGATTTGCGCGCTATCGCGTGAAGCTCGAACCCTGGACGGCTTTTCTGCGTTACCGCTGTGATTCGTTCGTCTGGCAGGGCAAGTCTACGCTTGATATCGTCGGCGAGATCGTTGCCGATTATAAAGGCAAGGGCCGGCTGGTACCGGACTGGCGCCTGGCCGTGAATAATCCCGGCCTCTACCTCCCGCGCGAAGTCTGCACCCAGTTCGAGGAAAGCGACCTGGCCTTTGTCGAGCGCCTGCTGGCCGAAGAAGGCCTGTTTTACTGGTTCGAACATGTGGGCGACAGCGCGAGCACGACCCTCGGCAACCATCGGCTGGTCATTGCCGACAGCAACAGCGCCTTTGCGCCCAACCTGCAGGCGCACATTCGCTTTCATCGTGCGGCAGCGGTCGAGCAGACCGATGCCGTCACCGGCTGGCAGGCTGCCCGCCGCGTCGCGACCAATGCCATGGCCGTGGCCAGCTGGAACGAGCGCCAGGTCAGGGTCATTGCGCACCAGCAGTCAAGCAGCCATGCCAATGGCGCCGTGCCCGAGCTGCTGGCAATGGACCATTCCGGCCTGCGCCACTTCAGCGGTGGTGATGCTGCCGAACGCATCGCGCGGCTGCAGCTCGAAGCGCTGGAGGCGCGCAACAAGGTCTACCATGGTGAAGGGACGGCGCGCACGCTGGCGCCTGCCACCACCTTTGTGCTCACAGAGCACCCGATTCATGACCAGGACCGCCGGCAGGGCGGCGACACCGCAGCGAGCTTTGCCGTCATCGCCGTGCAGCACATCGGCCGCAATAACCTGGATTCGCAGGCGCGCACCCTGATCGACAGCGTGTTTGCCAACAGTACTTCGTCACCGGCGCAAGTCGGGACGGATGGCAAGGACGAAGCGCCGCTCTACCAGAACCGCTTTACTGCGCTGCGTGAGGACATCCCCTGGCGGCCGCTGATGATGGATGCGCGCGGCGCCTTGCTGCATCCGAAGCCGACGGTGGCAGGCATCCATACCGCCATCGTCGTTGGGTCTGCCGGAGACGACCTGACCACCGAACGGGACCATCGCGTCAAGGTGCAGATGCACTGGCAGCGCGGCGCGCAATCGGCCAGTCGCAGGAGTCATCCGCAAGGCGACAACAATGCGCCGGCCACCGAAGCCGCCTATGTCTGGGTGCGCGTGGCCGAGCCCGCCGCCGGCCCCAACTGGGGCGCAAGCTTTACACCCAGGATCGGCCAGGAAGTGATCCTCGATTACGTCGAGGGTGACATCGACCGCCCGGTCGTCATTGGCGCGCTTTATAACGGGCAGGGGCTGGGCGATGCGCAAGGCAACCAGAATGCGCAAGGCGCGGGCGCGGCCACCGGCAATGCGCCGGCGTGGTTTGCCGGTGAAGGCGGCGAGCATGCGCACAACGCCATTCTGTCGGGCTTCAAGACGCAGGAAATTGGCCATAGCCAGGATGGGCAGGGCGGCTACAACGCACTGGTGTTTGACGACAGTACCGAACAAGTGGGCGCGCGCCTGCAGACTACCAAAGCCAAAGCGCAACTGAACCTGGGACATATCAAACGGCAGGCGGACAACGCCCGCAAGCAAAGTCATGGCCATGGCGTAGAGTTGACGACAGATGCATTCGGCGCGCTGCGGGCTGGGCAGGGCTTGCTGCTCTCCGCCGATGCCCGGCCCAACGCGAGCTCGTCGCAGATGGATGCGAAGGAAGCGCATGGTCAGTTGCAGCAGGCGCATGCGTTGCAAAAGGATTTGGCGGGCACCGCGCAAAAGCACAATGCGTTTGTCGGCAAGGAAATGAACAGGGATCAGCACGAGTCTCCTGAAAAGGTGTTGCAACGGCCGATCGAGTCGCTGGCGCAGACGGAGCAGGGCATGGGTACGACCGAAGGCGGCGGGGCCGGGACGGTGCCGGCATTCGGGCGGCCGGACCTGGTGCTGAGCGCGCCGGGCGGCGTGGCCTTGCTGACGCCGGCGGACCAGCATGTGACAGCATCGTCGATGACGGTGACCGGCGGAGTGGATGTCAGCGCGACGGTCGGGCGTAATTATGCGGTGGCGGTGCGCTCGGGAATCAGTCTGTTTACCTATGGCGATGCCAAGGCCAAGCGCAAGGAGCAGGGCGACAAGGGCATCAAGCTGCATGCAGCGCATGGCAAGGTCGATGTGCAGGCGCAGAGCGCGGAGCTGAAAGCGGCAGCGGACAAGGATTTATCGATCTATAGCACGCATGCGAAGGTGGAGGTGGCGGCGAAGGAGCATGTGCTGCTGACGGCGGGTGGGGCGTATATCAAGATTGCAGGGGGGAGTATCCAGATTCATGCGCCGGGGAGTGTGTTGTTCAAGGCGGGGATGAAGGATTTGAGTGGGCCGACGAGTTTGAATGCGGCGTTGCCGGCGATGCAGAAGGGAGAATTGAAGGGGTGCGCCATGAAGCTCGGAGCGGCTGCGACAAATGGCGCGGGCAAAGTCAGCTTGAGCGCATGA